One part of the Ursus arctos isolate Adak ecotype North America unplaced genomic scaffold, UrsArc2.0 scaffold_14, whole genome shotgun sequence genome encodes these proteins:
- the LOC125280917 gene encoding olfactory receptor-like protein OLF4, with translation MYLITVFGNLLIILTVSSDSHLHTPMYFFLANLSFVDICFTSTTVPKMLLNIQTQSKRITYEGCLCQIYFFVLFAGLDIYLLSVMAYDRFVAIIHPLHYTVIMNPRLCGLLVLLSWIMSILHSLLESLMALQLSFCTEVEIPHFFCELNQMIHLACSDTFLNNMVMHFAAMLLAGGPFVGILYSYSKIISSIHGISSAQGKYKAFSTCASHLSVVSLFYCTGLGVYLSSAAPQSSHAIAVASVMYTVVTPMLNPFIYSLRNRDIKEALLRFSGLTALKGSIVLV, from the coding sequence atgtaccttaTCACTGTATTTGGAAACCTGCTTATCATCCTGaccgtcagctctgactcccacctccacacccccatgtacttcttcctggccaacctgtcctttgtagacatctgctTTACCTCCACcactgtccccaagatgctgctgaacatccagACTCAAAGCAAACGGATCACTTACGAAGGCTGCCTATGCCAGATATACTTTTTTGTACTGTTTGCAGGATTAGACATCTATCTGCTGAGTGTGATGGCttatgaccgctttgtggccatcattcaccccctgcactacacagtcatcatgaacccccgactctgtggactgctggttctgcTGTCCTGGATCATGAGCATCCTGCATTCCTTGTTAGAAAGCTTAATGGCATTGCAgctgtccttctgtacagaggtggaaattccccattttttctgtgaactcaatcagatgaTCCACCTGGCCTGTTCTGATACCTTTCTTAATAACATGGTGATGCATTTTGCAGCTATGTTGCTGGCTGGTGGTCCCTTTGTtgggatcctttactcttactctaagataaTTTCCTCCATACAtgggatctcatcagctcagggcaagtataaagcattttccacctgtgcatctcacctctccgttgtctccttattttattgtacaggcctaggagtgtaccttagctctgctgctccccagagttCCCACGCAattgcagtggcctcggtgatgtacacggtggtcacccccatgctgaaccccttcatctacagcctgaggaacagagacataaaagaGGCTCTGTTGAGATTCTCTGGGCTGACAGCTCTGAAAGGGTCAATAGTCCTGGTTTGA
- the LOC125283785 gene encoding olfactory receptor 7A17-like, whose product MQPGDDTSISEFLLLGLSEEPELQPLLFGLFLSMYLITVCGNLLLILAVSSDSHLHTPMYFFLANLSFVDICVTSTTIPKMLLNIQTQSRVITYTGCITQMYFFIIFSGLDIYLLTVMAYDRFAAICHPLHNTVIMNPRLCGLLVLVSWIMNVLHSLLQTSIVLQLSFRREVEITHFFCELNQMIQLACSDTFLNNVVMYLAAVLLGGGPFAGILYSYSKIVSSILGISSAQGKYKAFSTCTSHLSVVSLFYCTALGVYLSSAATQSSHASAVASVMYTVVTPMLNPFIYSLRNGDIKRALKRILGVPVM is encoded by the coding sequence ATGCAACCAGGCGATGATACTAGCATATCAGAATTCCTTCTTCTGGGACTGTCAGAGGAACCAGAGCTGCAGCCCCTCCTATTCGGGCTTTTCCtttccatgtacctgatcactgtgtgtggaaacctgctcctcatcctggccgtcagctctgactcccacctccacacccccatgtacttcttcctggccaacctgtcctttgtagacatatgtgtcacctccaccaccatccccaagatgctgctgaacatccagACACAGAGCAGAGTCATAACCTACACAGGTTGCATCACCCAGATGTACTTCTTCATAATCTTTTCAGGGTTGGACATTTATCTCCTGACTGTGATGGCTTATGACAGGTTTgcggccatctgtcaccccctgcacaacacagtcatcatgaacccccggctctgtggactgctggttctggtgtcctggatcatgaATGTCTTGCATTCCTTGTTACAGACCTCAATTGTGTTGCAGCTGTCCTTCCGAAGAGAGGTAGAGATcacccactttttctgtgaactcaatcagatgaTCCAACTTGCGTGTTCTGACACCTTTCTTAATAACGTGGTGATGTATTTGGCAGCTGTCCTGCTGGGTGGTGGTCCTTTTGCtgggatcctttactcttactctaagatagtttcctccatacttgggatctcatcagctcagggcaagtataaagcattttccacctgtacatctcacctctcagttgtctccttattttattgtacggccctaggagtgtaccttagctctgctgctacccagagctcccacgcaagtgcagtggcctcggtgatgtacacggtggtcacccccatgctgaaccccttcatctacagcctgaggaatgGAGATATAAAGAGGGCTCTGAAAAGAATCCTTGGGGTTCCAGTGATGTAA